In Pseudomonas fakonensis, one DNA window encodes the following:
- the lolA gene encoding outer membrane lipoprotein chaperone LolA: MRMIRMLLVSALAAASLSAHAGEKDVQRLTQLLEKSQTIEANFSQLTIDASGTSLQETSGKMTVKRPGLFYWHTDAPQEQVVVSDGKNVTLWDPDLEQATVKKLDVRLNQTPALLLSGDVSKISQSFDISSLEQGEVMDFTLKPKTKDTLFDSLRVSFRKGLINEMQLVDSVGQRTNILFNGVKANQPVADSRFTFDIPKGADVIKE; this comes from the coding sequence ATGCGCATGATTCGCATGCTGTTGGTTTCTGCCCTGGCCGCGGCCAGCCTGTCGGCACACGCGGGCGAAAAGGATGTGCAGCGCCTGACCCAGTTGCTCGAGAAGTCGCAGACCATCGAGGCCAACTTCTCCCAGCTGACCATCGACGCCAGCGGCACCAGCCTGCAGGAAACGTCCGGCAAGATGACCGTCAAGCGCCCGGGCCTGTTCTACTGGCACACCGATGCGCCGCAGGAGCAGGTGGTAGTGTCGGACGGCAAGAACGTCACCCTGTGGGACCCGGACCTGGAGCAGGCCACCGTCAAGAAGCTCGACGTGCGCCTGAACCAGACCCCGGCGCTGCTGCTCTCCGGTGATGTGTCGAAGATCAGCCAGAGCTTCGACATCAGCTCCCTGGAGCAGGGCGAGGTGATGGACTTCACCCTCAAGCCGAAAACCAAGGACACCCTGTTCGACTCGCTGCGGGTTTCGTTCCGCAAGGGCCTGATCAACGAAATGCAGCTGGTGGACAGCGTTGGCCAACGTACCAACATCCTGTTCAACGGCGTCAAGGCCAACCAGCCGGTGGCCGACAGCCGATTCACCTTTGACATCCCCAAAGGCGCGGACGTCATCAAGGAGTAA
- the serS gene encoding serine--tRNA ligase, which yields MLDSKLLRGQLQEVADRLASRGFSLDVARIESLEERRKAVQTRTEQLQAERNARSKSIGQAKAKGEDIAPLMADVERMANELAAGKAELDEIQAELDGILLTIPNLPDASVPVGASEDDNVEVRRWGTPQTFDFEIKDHVALGEVSGGLDFEAAAKLSGARFAVLRGPIARLHRALAQFMINLHTGEHGYEEHYTPYLVQAPALQGTGQLPKFEEDLFKITREGEADFYLIPTAEVSLTNLVAGEILDAKQLPLKLVAHTPCFRSEAGASGRDTRGMIRQHQFDKVEMVQVVEPSKSMQALEGLTGNAERVLQLLELPYRVLALCTGDMGFGAVKTYDLEVWVPSQDKYREISSCSNCGDFQARRMQARWRNPETGKPELVHTLNGSGLAVGRTLVAVLENYQQADGSIRVPEVLKPYMGGVEVIR from the coding sequence ATGCTCGATTCCAAACTGTTACGCGGCCAACTTCAGGAAGTGGCGGATCGCCTGGCCTCCCGTGGCTTCAGCCTGGATGTCGCGCGCATCGAATCACTGGAAGAGCGCCGCAAGGCGGTGCAGACCCGCACCGAACAGCTGCAGGCCGAGCGTAACGCCCGCTCCAAGTCCATCGGTCAGGCCAAGGCCAAGGGCGAGGATATCGCGCCGCTGATGGCAGATGTGGAGCGCATGGCCAATGAACTGGCCGCCGGCAAGGCCGAACTGGACGAGATCCAGGCCGAGCTGGACGGCATCCTGCTGACCATCCCCAACCTGCCGGACGCCAGCGTGCCGGTGGGCGCCAGCGAAGACGACAACGTCGAAGTGCGTCGCTGGGGCACCCCGCAAACCTTCGATTTCGAGATCAAGGACCACGTCGCCCTGGGCGAAGTCAGCGGTGGCCTGGACTTCGAGGCCGCAGCCAAGCTGTCCGGCGCCCGCTTTGCCGTGCTGCGCGGCCCGATTGCCCGCCTGCACCGCGCCCTGGCGCAGTTCATGATCAACCTGCACACCGGCGAGCACGGCTACGAGGAGCACTACACCCCGTACCTGGTGCAGGCCCCGGCCCTGCAGGGCACCGGCCAGTTGCCGAAGTTCGAGGAAGACCTGTTCAAGATCACCCGCGAAGGCGAGGCTGACTTCTACCTGATCCCGACCGCCGAAGTGTCGCTGACCAACCTGGTGGCGGGCGAAATCCTCGACGCCAAGCAGCTGCCGCTCAAGCTGGTCGCCCACACCCCGTGCTTCCGCAGCGAAGCCGGTGCGTCGGGCCGTGACACCCGCGGCATGATCCGCCAGCACCAGTTCGACAAGGTCGAGATGGTGCAGGTGGTGGAGCCGTCCAAGTCGATGCAAGCCCTGGAAGGCCTGACCGGCAACGCCGAGCGCGTGCTGCAACTGCTGGAGCTGCCATACCGCGTACTGGCCCTGTGCACCGGTGACATGGGCTTTGGCGCTGTGAAGACCTACGACCTGGAAGTGTGGGTGCCGAGCCAGGACAAGTACCGCGAGATCAGCTCCTGCTCCAACTGCGGCGACTTCCAGGCGCGCCGCATGCAGGCCCGCTGGCGCAACCCGGAAACCGGCAAGCCGGAGCTGGTGCACACCCTCAACGGTTCCGGCCTGGCGGTTGGCCGCACCCTGGTAGCGGTGCTGGAGAACTACCAGCAGGCCGACGGTTCGATCCGTGTGCCTGAAGTACTCAAACCGTACATGGGCGGCGTCGAGGTCATTCGCTAA
- the crcB gene encoding fluoride efflux transporter CrcB, whose translation MIALIAAVSAGGIAGTLLRFATASWVNAHWPRHFYLGTLAVNLIGCLLIGLLYGLFLHKPMVPVELRAGLIVGFLGGLTTFSSFSLDTVRLLESGQVPLALGYSAASVVGGLLATWAGLALTRF comes from the coding sequence TTGATCGCACTCATTGCCGCTGTCAGCGCGGGCGGTATCGCCGGCACGCTGCTGCGTTTTGCCACCGCCAGTTGGGTCAACGCCCACTGGCCACGGCACTTCTATCTCGGTACGCTGGCGGTCAACCTGATCGGCTGCCTGCTGATCGGCCTGCTGTACGGCCTGTTCCTGCACAAACCTATGGTGCCGGTCGAGCTGCGCGCCGGGCTGATCGTAGGCTTTCTGGGCGGCCTGACGACCTTTTCTTCTTTTTCGCTGGACACCGTGCGCCTGCTGGAAAGTGGCCAGGTGCCGCTGGCCCTGGGTTACAGCGCTGCCAGCGTGGTGGGTGGGCTGCTCGCCACCTGGGCCGGCCTGGCCCTGACCCGTTTCTGA
- the aat gene encoding leucyl/phenylalanyl-tRNA--protein transferase, translating to MLTWLTRDSLTFPPLEKALHDPNGLLAAGGDLTPERLVAAYRHGCFPWYQDGQPILWWSPDPRTVMFPDELHVSRSLAKLMRQGRYQVSFDTDFAAVIAACAAPRDYADGTWITDNMRAAYCELHRRGIAHSVEVRQDGELVGGLYGLAMGRLFFGESMFSRADNASKVGFATLVQHLEQAGFVLIDCQMPTDHLHSLGARAISRASFAEHLASYLDQPNGATWVA from the coding sequence ATGCTCACCTGGCTGACCCGCGACTCGCTGACCTTCCCGCCCCTGGAAAAGGCCCTGCACGACCCCAACGGCCTGCTCGCCGCCGGCGGCGACCTGACCCCCGAGCGCCTGGTCGCGGCCTATCGCCATGGCTGCTTCCCCTGGTACCAGGATGGCCAGCCGATTCTCTGGTGGTCGCCCGACCCGCGCACCGTGATGTTCCCGGACGAACTGCATGTGTCGCGCTCGCTGGCCAAGCTGATGCGCCAGGGCCGCTACCAGGTCAGCTTCGACACCGACTTCGCCGCGGTAATCGCCGCCTGCGCCGCGCCGCGCGACTACGCCGACGGCACCTGGATCACCGACAACATGCGCGCCGCCTACTGCGAGCTGCACCGGCGCGGCATCGCCCACTCGGTAGAGGTACGCCAGGACGGCGAGCTGGTGGGCGGGCTGTACGGCCTGGCCATGGGCCGGCTGTTCTTCGGCGAATCGATGTTCAGCCGCGCCGACAACGCCTCGAAGGTGGGTTTCGCCACCCTGGTGCAGCACCTCGAGCAGGCCGGCTTCGTGCTGATCGACTGCCAGATGCCCACCGACCACCTGCACAGCCTGGGCGCCCGCGCCATCAGCCGGGCGAGCTTCGCCGAGCATCTGGCCAGCTACCTCGACCAGCCCAACGGCGCCACTTGGGTCGCCTAG
- the infA gene encoding translation initiation factor IF-1, whose translation MSKEDSFEMEGTVVDTLPNTMFRVELENGHVVTAHISGKMRKNYIRILTGDKVRVELTPYDLSKGRITYRAR comes from the coding sequence ATGTCGAAAGAAGACAGCTTCGAAATGGAAGGCACTGTCGTCGACACCCTGCCCAACACCATGTTCCGCGTGGAGTTGGAAAACGGGCACGTCGTTACCGCGCACATCTCCGGCAAGATGCGCAAGAACTACATCCGTATTCTCACTGGCGACAAGGTCCGCGTCGAACTGACGCCGTACGACCTGAGCAAGGGCCGCATCACCTACCGTGCGCGCTAA
- the cysG gene encoding siroheme synthase CysG, with translation MDYLPLFHKLQGGRALVVGGGEIALRKARLLADAGAVLRVVAPDIDGQLAALAREGGGEVLVRGYAQADLAGCRLVIAATDDPGLNAQVSADAQALSVPVNVVDAPALCTVIFPAIVDRSPLVVAVSSGGDAPVLARLIRAKLEAWIPSAYGELAGLAARFRDKVKALYPDVNQRRGFWETVFQGPIAERQLAGQGAEAERLLREMVEGAPVQQGGEVYLVGAGPGDPDLLTFRALRLMQQADVVLYDRLVAPAIIEMCRRDAERIYVGKRRADHAVPQDQINRLLVDLAQQGKRVLRLKGGDPFIFGRGGEEIEQLAEQGIPFQVVPGITAASGCSAYGGIPLTHRDYAQSVRFVTGHLKDGTSNLPWHDLVAPAQTLVFYMGLVGLPTICAELIRHGRAASTPAALVQQGTTRNQRVFTGTLADLPALVAQHEVHAPTLVIVGEVVQLRDKLAWFEGLQQGS, from the coding sequence ATGGACTACCTGCCGCTGTTTCACAAGCTGCAGGGTGGCCGCGCGCTGGTTGTCGGCGGTGGCGAGATCGCCCTGCGCAAGGCACGCCTGCTGGCCGACGCCGGCGCCGTGCTGCGCGTGGTGGCGCCGGATATCGACGGCCAGTTGGCTGCGCTTGCCCGTGAAGGGGGGGGCGAAGTGCTGGTGCGCGGTTATGCGCAAGCAGACCTGGCCGGTTGCCGCCTGGTGATCGCCGCCACCGATGACCCGGGCCTCAACGCCCAGGTTTCGGCCGACGCCCAGGCGCTGAGCGTGCCGGTCAATGTGGTGGATGCGCCGGCGCTGTGCACGGTGATCTTCCCGGCCATCGTCGACCGTTCGCCGCTGGTGGTGGCAGTGTCCAGCGGCGGCGATGCGCCGGTGCTGGCGCGCCTGATCCGGGCCAAACTGGAAGCCTGGATCCCGTCCGCCTACGGCGAGCTGGCCGGGCTGGCCGCGCGTTTTCGCGACAAGGTCAAGGCGCTGTACCCCGACGTCAACCAGCGCCGCGGCTTCTGGGAAACGGTGTTCCAGGGCCCGATCGCCGAGCGCCAGTTGGCCGGGCAGGGCGCCGAGGCCGAGCGCCTGCTGCGTGAAATGGTCGAAGGCGCGCCGGTGCAACAGGGCGGCGAGGTGTACCTGGTGGGCGCCGGCCCCGGCGACCCGGACCTGCTGACCTTCCGTGCCCTGCGCCTGATGCAGCAGGCCGACGTGGTGCTGTATGACCGCCTGGTGGCCCCGGCCATCATCGAGATGTGCCGGCGTGACGCCGAGCGCATCTATGTGGGCAAGCGCCGCGCCGACCACGCCGTGCCCCAGGACCAGATCAACCGCCTGCTGGTGGACCTGGCCCAACAGGGCAAGCGCGTGCTGCGCCTGAAGGGCGGCGACCCGTTCATCTTCGGCCGGGGCGGCGAAGAGATCGAACAGCTGGCCGAGCAGGGTATCCCGTTCCAGGTGGTGCCGGGCATTACTGCGGCCAGTGGCTGCTCCGCCTATGGTGGTATTCCGCTGACCCACCGCGACTATGCCCAGTCGGTGCGTTTCGTTACCGGCCACTTGAAGGACGGTACCAGCAACCTGCCTTGGCACGACTTGGTGGCGCCGGCCCAGACCCTGGTGTTCTACATGGGCCTGGTCGGTCTGCCGACCATCTGCGCCGAGCTGATTCGCCATGGCCGCGCAGCCAGCACCCCGGCGGCGCTGGTGCAGCAAGGCACCACGCGCAACCAGCGGGTGTTCACCGGTACCCTGGCGGATTTGCCGGCGCTGGTGGCCCAGCATGAAGTGCATGCGCCAACCCTGGTAATTGTTGGGGAAGTGGTGCAGTTGCGCGACAAGCTGGCGTGGTTTGAAGGCTTGCAGCAAGGCAGTTGA
- a CDS encoding DNA translocase FtsK yields MKKSTATPAPLPLPLWRQQLHYRLKEGALIAVGALCLYLWMALVTYDTSDPGFSHTSNAEQVQNAAGRAGAYFADILFMVLGYFAYIFPLLLAIKTWQIFRERHQPWQWSGWLFSWRLIGLVFLVLSGAALAHIHFHQSQSLPFSAGGALGESLGDLARNLLNVQGSTLMFIALFLFGLTVFTDLSWFKVMDLTGKITLDLFELVQGAATRWWEARNERKRLVAQLREVDEPAFDLAPMSADKREAAKPQQQVRERVVEREEPPARPVVPREPVVPRVQAPAPAAAPVIMPPAAPAAPEPSKRVMKEKQAPLFIDSAVEGTLPSISILDPAEQKKIEYSPESLASVGQLLEVKLKEFGVEVSVDSIHPGPVITRYEIQPAAGVKVSRIANLAKDLARSLAVTSVRVVEVIPGKTTVGIEIPNENRQMVRFSEVLSTPQYDEQKSPVTLALGHDIGGKPVITDLAKMPHLLVAGTTGSGKSVGVNAMILSILFKSGPEDARLIMIDPKMLELSIYEGIPHLLCPVVTDMKDAANALRWSVAEMERRYKLMAAMGVRNLAGFNRKVKDAQEAGEVIHDPLYRRESMDDEPPTLKTLPTIVVVVDEFADMMMIVGKKVEELIARIAQKARAAGIHLILATQRPSVDVITGLIKANIPTRMAFQVSSKIDSRTIIDQGGAEQLLGHGDMLYMPPGTSLPIRVHGAFVSDDEVHRTVEAWKLRGAPDYNDDILNGVEEAGSGFDGGGGGGGDGDDPEADALYDEAVQFVLESRRASISAVQRKLKIGYNRAARMIEAMEMAGVVTPMNSNGSREVIAPGGPRD; encoded by the coding sequence TTGAAGAAATCCACCGCAACCCCAGCTCCCTTGCCCTTGCCCCTGTGGCGGCAGCAGCTGCATTATCGCCTCAAGGAAGGTGCGCTGATCGCTGTCGGCGCGCTGTGCCTGTACCTGTGGATGGCCTTGGTCACCTACGACACCTCCGACCCTGGCTTCAGCCACACCAGCAACGCCGAGCAGGTACAGAACGCCGCCGGCCGTGCCGGGGCGTACTTCGCCGACATCCTGTTCATGGTGCTGGGCTATTTCGCCTACATATTCCCGCTGCTGCTGGCAATCAAGACCTGGCAGATCTTCCGCGAACGCCACCAGCCGTGGCAGTGGAGCGGCTGGCTGTTCTCCTGGCGCCTGATCGGCCTGGTGTTTTTGGTGCTGTCGGGCGCGGCGCTGGCGCATATCCACTTCCACCAGTCGCAAAGCCTGCCGTTCTCCGCCGGTGGCGCGCTGGGCGAGAGCCTGGGCGACTTGGCGCGCAACCTGTTGAACGTGCAGGGCAGCACGCTGATGTTCATTGCCTTGTTCCTGTTCGGTTTGACCGTGTTCACCGACCTTTCGTGGTTCAAGGTGATGGACCTGACCGGCAAGATCACCCTCGACCTGTTCGAACTGGTGCAGGGCGCAGCCACCCGCTGGTGGGAGGCACGCAACGAGCGCAAGCGCCTGGTAGCGCAGCTGCGCGAGGTGGACGAACCGGCCTTCGACCTGGCGCCCATGAGCGCCGACAAGCGCGAAGCGGCCAAGCCGCAACAGCAGGTGCGCGAGCGTGTGGTCGAGCGCGAAGAGCCGCCGGCCCGCCCGGTGGTGCCACGCGAGCCGGTGGTGCCGCGCGTACAAGCGCCTGCCCCGGCTGCCGCTCCGGTAATCATGCCGCCGGCCGCCCCCGCCGCGCCGGAGCCAAGCAAGCGGGTGATGAAGGAAAAACAGGCGCCGTTGTTCATCGACAGCGCCGTGGAAGGCACCTTGCCTTCGATTTCCATCCTCGACCCGGCCGAGCAGAAAAAGATCGAGTATTCGCCCGAATCCCTGGCCAGCGTCGGCCAGTTGCTGGAGGTCAAGCTCAAGGAGTTCGGCGTTGAAGTCTCGGTGGACTCCATCCACCCGGGCCCGGTCATCACCCGCTATGAAATCCAGCCGGCCGCCGGCGTCAAGGTCAGCCGCATCGCCAACCTGGCCAAGGACCTGGCGCGCTCGCTGGCGGTGACCAGCGTGCGGGTGGTCGAGGTGATCCCGGGCAAGACCACGGTGGGTATCGAGATCCCCAACGAGAACCGCCAGATGGTGCGCTTCTCCGAGGTGCTGTCGACCCCGCAGTACGACGAGCAGAAGTCCCCGGTCACCCTGGCCCTGGGCCACGACATCGGCGGCAAGCCGGTGATCACCGACCTTGCCAAGATGCCCCACCTGCTGGTGGCCGGTACCACCGGTTCCGGTAAGTCGGTGGGTGTGAACGCAATGATCCTGTCGATTCTGTTCAAGTCCGGCCCGGAAGACGCGCGGCTGATCATGATCGACCCGAAAATGCTCGAGCTGTCGATCTACGAAGGCATCCCGCACCTGTTGTGCCCGGTGGTCACCGACATGAAGGACGCCGCCAACGCCCTGCGCTGGAGCGTTGCCGAAATGGAACGCCGCTACAAGCTGATGGCAGCCATGGGCGTGCGTAACCTGGCCGGCTTCAACCGCAAGGTCAAGGACGCGCAAGAGGCCGGCGAGGTCATCCACGACCCGCTGTACCGCCGCGAGAGCATGGACGACGAGCCGCCGACGCTGAAAACCCTGCCGACCATCGTGGTGGTGGTGGACGAGTTCGCCGACATGATGATGATCGTCGGCAAGAAGGTCGAAGAGCTGATCGCGCGTATCGCGCAAAAAGCCCGTGCCGCGGGTATTCACCTGATTCTGGCCACCCAGCGCCCGTCGGTGGACGTGATCACCGGCCTGATCAAGGCCAACATCCCCACGCGCATGGCGTTCCAGGTGTCGAGCAAGATCGACTCGCGCACCATCATCGACCAGGGCGGCGCCGAGCAACTGCTGGGCCACGGTGACATGCTGTACATGCCACCGGGCACCAGCCTGCCGATCCGTGTGCATGGCGCGTTCGTCTCCGACGACGAGGTGCACCGCACGGTCGAGGCGTGGAAGCTGCGCGGTGCACCGGACTACAACGACGATATCCTCAACGGTGTCGAGGAGGCCGGCAGCGGCTTCGACGGCGGCGGTGGCGGCGGTGGCGACGGCGATGACCCAGAAGCCGACGCGCTGTACGACGAAGCCGTGCAGTTTGTGCTGGAAAGCCGCCGCGCTTCGATTTCGGCGGTGCAGCGCAAGCTCAAGATCGGCTACAACCGCGCCGCGCGCATGATCGAGGCGATGGAGATGGCCGGCGTGGTTACCCCGATGAACAGCAACGGCTCGCGGGAAGTGATTGCCCCCGGCGGCCCGCGCGACTGA
- a CDS encoding glutathione S-transferase family protein → MGLLIDGRWHDQWYENGKDGAFKRENAQRRNPLPAPEAGRYHLYVSLACPWAHRTLIVRALKGLEPLIDVSVVSWLMGEHGWTFDQQDGSTGDHLDALQYLHQRYTQDDPQYTGRVTVPVLWDKKDKRIVNNESSEIIRIFNTAFNELTGNTLDLYPEPLRAAVDALNERIYPAVNNGVYRAGFATTQEAYEAAFDEVFNELDYLEELLGRNRYLAGEYLTEADVRLFTTLVRFDAVYHGHFKCNLRRLSDYANLSNWLRELYQLPGVAATVNMEHIQKHYYMSHKTINPNGIVPKGPLQDFNQPHDRARLPGKGIWQAS, encoded by the coding sequence ATGGGCCTTTTGATCGACGGCCGCTGGCACGACCAGTGGTATGAAAACGGCAAGGACGGCGCTTTCAAGCGCGAGAACGCCCAGCGCCGCAACCCGCTGCCGGCACCCGAGGCCGGCCGTTACCACCTGTACGTGTCGCTGGCCTGCCCATGGGCCCACCGCACCCTGATCGTTCGCGCCCTCAAGGGCCTGGAGCCGCTGATCGACGTGTCGGTGGTGAGCTGGCTGATGGGTGAGCACGGCTGGACGTTCGACCAGCAGGACGGCTCCACCGGTGATCACCTCGACGCCCTGCAGTACCTGCACCAGCGCTACACCCAGGATGACCCGCAGTACACCGGCCGCGTGACCGTGCCGGTGCTGTGGGACAAAAAAGACAAGCGCATCGTCAACAACGAGTCGTCGGAGATCATCCGCATCTTCAACACCGCGTTCAACGAGCTGACCGGCAACACCCTGGACCTCTACCCCGAGCCCCTGCGTGCCGCCGTCGACGCCCTGAACGAACGCATCTACCCGGCGGTGAACAACGGCGTGTACCGCGCCGGCTTCGCCACCACGCAAGAAGCTTATGAAGCAGCGTTCGACGAGGTGTTCAACGAGCTCGATTACCTGGAAGAGCTGCTCGGCCGCAACCGCTACCTGGCCGGCGAGTACCTGACCGAAGCCGACGTGCGCCTGTTCACCACCCTGGTGCGTTTCGATGCGGTGTACCACGGCCACTTCAAGTGCAACCTGCGCCGCCTGAGCGACTACGCCAACCTGTCCAACTGGCTGCGCGAGCTGTACCAGCTGCCAGGGGTGGCGGCCACGGTGAACATGGAGCACATCCAGAAGCACTATTACATGAGCCACAAGACCATCAACCCCAACGGCATCGTGCCCAAGGGCCCGCTGCAGGACTTCAACCAGCCCCACGACCGCGCACGCTTGCCGGGCAAGGGGATCTGGCAGGCCAGTTGA
- a CDS encoding replication-associated recombination protein A, producing MDLFRSEPVAQPLAARLRPSNLDEYVGQEHLLARGKPLREALEQGALHSMIFWGPPGVGKTTLARLLAKFCDAHFETVSAVLAGVKEIRQAVEVAKQQAGQYGRRTILFVDEVHRFNKSQQDAFLPYVEDGTLLFIGATTENPSFELNNALLSRARVYVLKSLDEPALRKLVNRALTEERGLGKRNLRVGDEAFKMLMAAADGDGRRMLNFLENASDLAEDGSEIDVEMLQSLLGDSRRRFDKGGEAFYDQISALHKSVRGSNPDGALYWYARMLDGGCDPLYIARRVVRMASEDIGNADPRALSLCLAAWDVQERLGSPEGELAVAQAITYIACAPKSNAVYVGFKTALREAAEHGSLEVPLHLRNAPTKLMKQLGYGEEYRYAHDEPDAYAAGEDYFPEQLEPRQYYQPVPRGLELKIGEKLRHLAELDRNSPRQRRKP from the coding sequence ATGGACCTGTTTCGAAGCGAACCCGTCGCCCAGCCCCTGGCCGCCCGCCTGCGCCCCTCGAACCTGGACGAGTACGTCGGCCAGGAGCACCTGCTGGCGCGCGGCAAGCCGCTGCGCGAGGCGCTGGAGCAGGGCGCGCTGCACTCGATGATCTTCTGGGGCCCGCCCGGGGTTGGCAAGACCACCCTGGCGCGGCTGCTGGCAAAGTTTTGCGACGCGCACTTCGAAACGGTCTCGGCGGTGCTGGCCGGGGTCAAGGAGATCCGCCAGGCCGTCGAGGTGGCCAAGCAGCAGGCCGGCCAGTATGGTCGGCGCACCATCCTGTTCGTCGACGAGGTGCACCGCTTCAACAAGTCGCAGCAGGACGCCTTTCTACCCTACGTTGAAGACGGCACCCTGCTGTTCATTGGCGCCACCACCGAAAACCCGTCCTTCGAGCTGAACAACGCGCTGCTGTCGCGGGCCCGGGTGTACGTGCTCAAGAGCCTCGACGAGCCGGCGCTGCGCAAGCTGGTCAACCGCGCGCTCACTGAAGAGCGCGGCCTGGGCAAGCGCAACCTGCGGGTGGGCGACGAGGCCTTCAAGATGCTCATGGCCGCCGCCGATGGCGATGGCCGGCGCATGCTCAACTTCCTCGAGAACGCCTCGGACCTGGCCGAAGACGGTAGCGAAATCGACGTCGAGATGCTGCAAAGCCTGCTCGGCGACAGCCGGCGGCGCTTCGACAAGGGCGGCGAGGCCTTTTACGACCAGATCTCGGCGCTGCACAAGTCGGTGCGTGGCTCCAACCCTGATGGCGCGCTGTACTGGTACGCGCGCATGCTCGACGGCGGCTGCGACCCGCTATACATCGCCCGCCGCGTGGTGCGCATGGCCAGCGAGGACATCGGCAATGCCGACCCCCGCGCCTTGAGCCTGTGCCTTGCGGCGTGGGATGTGCAGGAGCGCCTGGGCAGCCCCGAGGGCGAGCTGGCGGTGGCCCAGGCCATCACCTACATCGCTTGCGCCCCCAAGAGCAACGCCGTGTACGTGGGCTTCAAGACTGCCCTGCGCGAAGCCGCCGAACATGGCTCGCTGGAAGTGCCGCTGCACCTGCGCAATGCCCCCACCAAGCTGATGAAGCAGCTCGGCTACGGTGAGGAATACCGCTACGCCCACGACGAGCCTGACGCCTACGCTGCTGGCGAGGACTATTTCCCCGAGCAGCTCGAACCGCGCCAGTACTACCAGCCGGTACCGCGCGGCCTTGAGCTGAAGATCGGCGAGAAGCTGCGCCACCTGGCCGAGCTCGACCGCAACAGCCCCCGCCAGCGGAGAAAACCTTGA
- a CDS encoding arginyltransferase translates to MTELARLKFYATQPHSCSYLPDEQATTLFLDPSQPMDVHVYADLSEMGFRRSGDHLYRPHCQHCNACVPARIPAARFIPNRQQRRILKRNADLTVTAARPAFKEEYFDLYRRYIEQRHADGDMYPPSRDQFSTFLVRDLPFCWFYEFRLQGRLMAVAVCDLLPNGLSAVYTFYEPEEERRSLGRYAILWQITEALRQDLDAVYLGYWIKNCKKMNYKTQYRPIELLINQRWVSLN, encoded by the coding sequence ATGACAGAGCTGGCGCGGTTGAAGTTTTATGCCACTCAACCCCACTCCTGCAGCTACCTGCCGGACGAGCAGGCGACCACGCTGTTTCTCGACCCGAGCCAGCCGATGGACGTGCACGTGTACGCCGACCTTTCGGAAATGGGCTTTCGCCGCAGTGGCGACCACCTCTACCGCCCACACTGCCAGCACTGCAACGCCTGCGTACCGGCACGCATCCCCGCCGCGCGGTTCATCCCCAACCGCCAGCAACGGCGTATTCTCAAGCGCAACGCCGACCTGACCGTCACGGCCGCACGCCCCGCATTCAAAGAGGAATACTTCGACCTGTACCGGCGCTACATCGAGCAGCGCCACGCCGATGGCGACATGTACCCGCCCAGCCGTGACCAGTTCTCGACTTTTCTGGTGCGCGACCTGCCGTTCTGCTGGTTCTACGAGTTCCGCCTTCAGGGCCGGCTGATGGCCGTGGCGGTATGCGACCTGCTGCCCAACGGGCTGTCAGCGGTGTACACCTTCTACGAGCCGGAAGAAGAACGCCGCAGCCTCGGCCGCTACGCCATCCTCTGGCAGATCACCGAAGCCCTGCGCCAGGACCTGGACGCGGTTTATCTTGGCTACTGGATCAAGAACTGCAAGAAGATGAACTACAAGACCCAGTACCGCCCCATCGAATTGCTGATCAACCAGCGCTGGGTCAGCCTCAACTGA